The genomic stretch GGTAAAACAGAAATAAATAGCAGGACATAGGTCGCCGCCTTAACGAACTTACTATTTGAAATTTTCATATTGCTATTTGTTATATATTATAAGTAATAATACTTATTATATTTATCTTTATAAATGATTTGAATGCAAAAATAAATAAAATATGTTCACTATGCAATAAAAAAAAATTAACACATTAATTTAGAAGCTATTATTTTTAATCTCTCATAAAGCAATTGTTTTCTTAAAATAAGTGAGTCAAATCAATACTAACGAGCAAGTCGAATTCCTGTATATTGCCATTTAAGATCTGTTTGAAAAAAGTTTCGATATGTATTTCTACTGTGTCCATTTGGGGTTGCTTCAGATGCACCACGAAGAACCATTTGATTAACCATGAATTTTCCATTGTACTCACCTACAGCGCCTGCTTCTTTGGTAAAACCCGGATAAGGCAAATATGCAGAATTTGTCCATTCCCAGCGATTTCCCCATTCCAATTGATTAGAGGCAACTTCCCATTCTGCTTCAGTAGGCAGACGCATACCCTTCCAGGAAGCAAAAGCTGAGGCTTCATAAAAATTAATATGACAGACTGCAGAATTTAAATCTAATTCTTTCAGACCATCCAAAGTATAATTCATCCATTTGCCATCAATCAAATGCCAATACAAAGGAGATTTTGCTTCTTTCTGCTTTACCCAATCCCAGCCTTCTGCATGCCAATATCTAAAATCTTGGTAGCCGCCAGCTTCTATAAATTCTAAATACTCGTTATTGGTGACCACTTCACTTGAAATTTCAAAATCATTCAAATAAACTTTATGTCTTCCCAACTCATTATCAAAACAGAAACCTGTACCATTAAAACCAATTTCATAAACACCT from Chryseobacterium indoltheticum encodes the following:
- the egtB gene encoding ergothioneine biosynthesis protein EgtB; translation: MKPNSTILTEEIGVNNFLKRYSDIRNHSVKICEPLEIEDYVVQPIVDVSPPKWHLGHTTWFFETFILQPNFPDYKVFDSQYNFVFNSYYETVGARVIRTDRGNLSRPSVADVYKYREYVDEKMKNFLENGLLTKEIEPLLELGLNHEQQHQELLLTDIKYILGHNPLFPAYRKQLDIEKKVYRSKEMLSFSEGVYEIGFNGTGFCFDNELGRHKVYLNDFEISSEVVTNNEYLEFIEAGGYQDFRYWHAEGWDWVKQKEAKSPLYWHLIDGKWMNYTLDGLKELDLNSAVCHINFYEASAFASWKGMRLPTEAEWEVASNQLEWGNRWEWTNSAYLPYPGFTKEAGAVGEYNGKFMVNQMVLRGASEATPNGHSRNTYRNFFQTDLKWQYTGIRLAR